In Mesoplodon densirostris isolate mMesDen1 chromosome 15, mMesDen1 primary haplotype, whole genome shotgun sequence, the DNA window GGCAGGGCAAGGCAAGGACTTGGGGAGCCCCTGGATTCTGTCCGTGATGCAGTCTGGGTGCTGTTCTGGAAGGGCTGGTTTCTGCTGCCCCAGAGAACTAAGAAGCAGGGGAGGCCCTGGTTTCTGGTGGGGTGTCACCTGGGGGCCCTGGCGGGGGCTGGACTGGAGGATTCGGGGGCTCCAGGGCCCCCACGCCATCGGGGTGCTCTACTCTCTCAAACAGGATGAGCATCTCACAGTGGGGGGTCTGCGGGAACAGGTCCACGGCCACAGCCTTGACTGGCCGGAAGGGACTGCCCTTCACCCGGTTCGACGGGGCCCTGCAGAGGCTGTATGGGAGGGAGCGCCATGGTCAACTGCATGGGTACAGCAGGGTCTCCTGGGGTGAGGGCCCGTCCACCCAGGCCCCACACTCACTCCACAAAGTTGCCCATGGCTGCCCGGGGGTTGCAGGAGACATACAGGAGTCGCTTGAGGTTCTCAGCTCTGCGGACAGCCAGGATCACTTTGGAATCTGGGGAGGCACAGACCCCTCAAGGGAGAGTCCCCAATGGCTCCCCCTCAAGGAGCAGACGGGGGCCCGAGACCAGGCAGCTTAGTGGGCCACCCTCTGCCTCCCCGCACCACCCCTCAGGTGGAGACCACTCACGTAGACCGGCACGGGGTGGGTCCAGGACGGCCATGAGCTGCTGGGACGCCAGTCTGCTCACCAGTGCAGGTACCAGGTCCTCGGCCCTCCCGCAGTGGAACTCGACGTTGCTCAACTCTGGAGGTGGCAGAGCAGCAGCCCTGCCGTGAGGCCCGGGACACCCCCCAAAGACCTGCCCGGCCGAGTCCAGAAGCCCCCAGAAGACACCTCAGGAAAACCCTTCCCTGCGGGGCAGCCTCAGGCATCGTGGGGACACAATAGGTCCACACAGTAGGGGCCCTTTCTGTCCCCACCCCATGAGCCCTAGCAGCCACTGTGTGGGTCCCAGGTGCCGTGTGGAGGGACGCACAGGGCCTGCCACCCACTGTGAGGCCCACTGGCTCTCACCGTTGTCCAGGGCATTCACCCGGGCATCCTCCACAGCCTCCTGGCACAGCTCGATCCCCACGACTCTCTTTACCTTCTGGAGCAGAAACAGGGCAGACCGATGGCGCCCCTCCCCACCCGTGGACCTTCTGGGGGGCAGCAAAAGAGGACCTGAACAGTCTGAGGTTCTCTTGGGGGGTCATGACAGGACGGGTGACacaagggtggggtgggggagagcatGCTCTTGACCAGGGTAGGAGGGCTCACCCGGGCCAGAGCCAGGCCGATGGTGCCGGTGCCGCAGCACACGTCCAGCACCGTGCTCCCTGCGTCCAGCTGGGCCCAGTCCTGGATGAGCGTGTAGAGCACCTCAGCTGCGGGGGTGTTCACCTGGGCGTGGGTTACGCATCAGAGCAGCCTATCCGCTGCCCTCCAGCCCCCCAGTGCCTGCATCCCCAGGCGCTTGTGCTCTTGGCCGCCCCACCAccactcccttccccacctctcactGCCTGAGGGCCCCAGGGCCCCTCCGTCCACACCCAGTCTCCCGGCCCAAGAAAGCAACTCAATGctgcccccctcccacctcctcgaGAGCCGGACCCATGGGACCCCTGCAGCAGCATTACCAGACCCCACCAGCACCAGAGCCCGGTGTCGTGCCCACAAGCCACCCTCCCACAGGGTGGTCACCAGGGTCTAGCGAGTGGCCACGGTTAGCAGCCCTTCCTCCAGGTGGCCAACCTCACAGCCCTGGCGGCTCCCTGCCTGGATGCTCTCCCCTCTCTGCTGCACCAGCCTGGAGCCCAGGGATCTGGTCACCTGGAAGAAGGCGTGAGGGGAAATCCGGAAGGTCAGCCCCAGCAGGTCCTCGCGGATGCACTCGTCCCCAGCCACATGCTCCAGAGGCAGGCCCTCTTGGCTGGGGGTCTTTCTGTAGGCGGGAAGGTGGGTTTATCAGTGTCACCAGTCCTCGGAGAAAcccacccagccccacctggGCTACTAACCGCTGTCCCTCCTCCACGAAGTAGAGGCAAGTCACCCCACTGGTCTTGCCTGGCCCCTCCATGAAGTGCTGTGCCAAAGAAGCCTTCAGCCCCTCCAGCTCCTCAGGGCTCAGATTCTGGAGCAGGCAGTAGAAAAGGCCCATAAGACTGTGTTGAAGTCTGCTCTGGCCcagacacccctcccccagcaagCCACCCGCTTGAGACCTGCGGGTGGAAGTAGGCAATGGCCATGGCTTGGCCACGGCGGCTGATGCGCACGGTCAGCTGCTTCCAGTGACCCGAGTATGTCTCCGGGTCATACGCCGAGTAGGGAGTGGACCTGTGGGAGCCACAGATGGCCCTAAGTCTCTGACATCTGCCGACCAAGATAGGATGAGCAGCGTCCCTGCTCTCTCCTCCAGCCACACCCACCAGACCCCCCCGATAGGACCCAGGTCTTCTGCTCCCAGACTGCCTCGGGATGTCCTGGAGCCACCAGCCCAGCCACGTGTCCTCACCGGATGAACTCCTGGAAAGCCTTCACCACCTGCTTGGTGGCCCCAGGGATATGCACGGTGTCGAAGGGGGCTGCCACAGCACACGTCCCGCCCTTGTACTTGCCAAGCCGGCAGCCGACCGTGTTGTCTTCCCCATCCACCCCAACACCAACCAGAAACTCACATTTGTTCCGATACTCAGTCtgcaggaagaggagaaggaaacagagagaCGCCCACCCTTACCCCGGCAGTCCAGCACTCGTGCATGGAGGGTGCACAGCAAAAGACAGCGGTGAGCGAGGCCCTGGTTCCCCTGCAGGCCCTGGCAGCCCAGGGCAGAAGGCTGACAACTAACAAGCACTTGATGAGAATCATAAGCAGATGCGCAGCaggaagagagatgggagagcggggcaggaagagagatgggagagCGGGGCAGGAGGAGCTTCTGTGAGAGCAGAGGCCCTGACCTGCTGAGGTGATGGCCGGACCCCCTCCAGTGGGCAGCAGGCCTTATTGTGTTTGTGCCTCTGTAAGAGCAGCCAAGGGAGCAGGGCGCGGTTGGTGCTCCCGATTTCCCTGCGGGGCAAAGGAGGGGCAGAGGTCAGGCTCCAATTGCCCAAGCACCTGGGGCCCTTTTTGGGACCTCACTGTCCCGACCGGTAACACAGGGTTTTTACTGGCTGGCTCCCCAAAGGGGTATCTGAACAGGCTGAGCGCACAGGGAGCCGCCGATGGGCGCTCTGCCCAGGAGTGCCCGCACCCACACTCACTTGGCGAGCTTCTGCAGCACCTGCTCACACTCCAGCCGCTTCCGTTCAAGCTGCTCCGCGTAGGGCATGGTCCAAAGAGGGGTCACCACATCAGCGATGCACGTGGCGGGGGTGGCAGGTGGCTCCCCCTGGTCCTCCCGTTGCCTCTTCCGGGCCAAGGGGTCAGCCTTGGGCCTGGCCAGGCGCACGCTGAGCGGCCGGCCCTTCCACAGGGCGCCGTGCAGCACACACAGGGCTTTGTCGCGCTCGGCGGCGCTGCGAAAGGTCACGAAGGCGCAGGGAGGCTGCCCGAAGAGCTTCGTCTTATGGGGCTGCAGCCCGAAGCGGCCCAGGAAGCGCCGGACGTCGCTAAAGCTGGCGTGGCGCGGCACGTTCTGAAGCTCCAACTTGAAGATCTCCGAGGTGAACAGGCCAGCCCGGATGTAGCTGTAGGGCCCCGGCTGAGCACCCGGTCCCGCGGCCCCGGTCGCCGTGGCCTGCTCCTCCCCCTGCTGGGGGCCCGGGGCTGCGGGGCTGCCCGGCGCGCTGGGGCCGTCCTGGCCGGGGCCCCCCACGCGCGCCCGGCCCTGCGTGGAGACAGCAGACAGGCGGGCTGGCTGGGGCCCGCGCGCCCCGAGCCTCTCCCTCCCCGTCCCATCTCACCACCCGCCCCCGGCTCCGCCAGGATCTCCCTTCACCGTACTTCACCGTCGAGCTCGTCACCCATCGTCCACTCGGTCGGCTGCCTCGCCCGGGGCCTGGCACACGGGGGGCGCGCGGAGAGCGGCTGCGACTCGGCGAGGCCGGCCCTGCTCCGGCCCGGGCGGGGGCGGAACTCGTACGCTCTGCGCTCAGGTCCGGGTCTCGGGCACGGGCTGCGCAGCCCGCCAGGCAGGGGCACGCGCCCGCCACTCTCCTCGCCGGTCGCTCTCTCGTCCGCCGGCGCGCGCAGCTCAGGCGGCGCGTCTCTATCGTCCCCGCTTCCGGTGACGTCATCGCCACGCGCCGCTCGGACCCCCAGCACTGTCCGCGAGCTCTAGGGGAGCGCGCGGCCGCGGACGGAAGTGCGCGCGAGGGCCGCCGGGAGTGCGCGCTCCCCGGCCTCCGGGCGGGCCGGGCATGCGCCGCGGGCGTTTTGGCGGGAAGAGCGGGGCGGGCTGGACAATGAGAATGTCCGCCGCCTGAGCCAATAAAGCTGCGCTGGTTTTGAATCGCGGCGCGTTTCCCGCCGCCGGGGTCAGGGGTCGGGGTTCGGGTCGCGGGGCGGAGGGAAGAGAGGGCGGGCGGGAGTTGCCGGCGCCAGACGCGGAGGAAGGAGCTGCGACTAGCCGCCGAGAGGCCGCGGAGCCCGCGACGACCGAGCCAgccgagccgccgccgccgccgcgcccaTGGCGGCCGCCAAGGTGGGCCGGGCTGggcgggctggggcgggggccggTCGGGCCGGGGCCGCTACAGGCGGCCACGTGGGAGGCCCGCGCCGCCGCCAACCCCCGCCGGCCAGCGGGCTCGGGCGCGGGGCCGCGTGACCTTGGGGCGGCCGGGCCTCGCTCTCGCTCCTGGCCGCCGGGCCGCGGGCGGGCGCAGGCCCCCCGCTCGATCCCCGCGGGCCCCGCACCGAGACGGCCCCCGCCCGCCCGCGGCCCGCGCAAAGCCCCATTCATCCGTTTCTGGTCCCCAAGCCGCCACCGGCCTCCGCTTCTGCGCGGCCCGGCGGGCGGCCTGTGGCAGCGGGGGCCCGGGGGTGGCCGTGCGGCCCGGTGCGATCCGGCCGAGGAGCCGGCGAAGGCCTGCGTTTCTGGGCAGAGCCCGGGAGCTAAGTCTGGGTGTCTTATCCTCACGGGCTGTGGATTGCCAAGCCACGTGCTCCGTGAGACAACCTAAAACATGATCCTTTGTGCTCTACAGTTAGTTCTTTGCACTGGATTAGAATTCTGTGGCTCTTGTGTGAATTCTTTTGAATTATAAACGTAATTTTCCCAACCTAGGTATAACTGCTGGCAGAACTGTGAATTCTGTATAAACGCTAGCAGATCCATCacaactttttttcctcttaaggaACAGCACAGATTTTTCTCAACCAGTAAAAACTCAAAGGGTTGCTTTGTTTTAAGGGTAGTGTTTCTTTCTAGGCCCTCTTTTCTCCATCATCGTGATCTTAGTCTGTGCGTGGCAGTATCAGCATCtgcatattacagatgaggagccTGGGGCAGTTTCTCCCCGGCACTGGGCGTTTCAGGGTTTAAGGAGACCAATCAGTCTGTGCAGGTGTGGTTGTTGCATCTGGGGGAGGGTGTCGGAGTCCGGTGTCTCACTGCAGATTCCGGAGAAAAGCTTTGGGTTGAAAGGCTTTTTTAATCCCTTGCTTTGTGGTGAGGCCCTTCACTAGTGGGGATGATGGCTGTGGCCACTGGTGAGCTCTGGCGTGGCCAGTAGGGTCATATCTCCACCCTGCTCCACAGGACACCCACGAGGACCACGACACCTCCACCGAGAATGCCGACGAGTCCAACCATGACCCCCAGTTTGAACCAATAGTTTCTCTTCCGGAGCAAGAAATTAAAACGCTGGAAGAAGATGAAGaggagctttttaaaatgtaagtaagTTGGTGTCTTTTCAGAAGTAAGCATTTTTAGTATAAGATAGTAACTGGTTTTTATGGGTGTCAAGGTCTTGGCTTGACCTTTAACCACATGGAGGGTTTTGTGATGGCTACTCCCACGTGGAAATCAAGGCTGTTGTTAGAATCCACTCATTCCTAGGTCCTGGGTGTCCCTGCTGCCCTGAGGCCAGTCTTGAGGAGGGATGGGCACTCCCAGGTGTCATGTTACCACTGCTCTGTCCACAAGGGACATCTCCCCAAGTCCCCTGTCCTTGCCACCCTTGCCTCTAAGACTATTTCAGCCCCCTGCCGCTGGTTGAGCATTGGGTCTTTACTattatcttttttccttaaatgtgggGGTACTTTGAAGTTTATGAATTTTCGATTCAATACTTTTAGTATACAAAACAATGCCTGGAATTACAAATGAGAGTGGGCGGTGCTATAGTCATTAAAGTTACTCTTTAAAAATCATACGTGATTCTTGGTGCTCTCAACAAGAAGCTACGGTGGCCGTGTCACTTTGAAGCAGTGGTCACAGAAGCCGTGCATCCAGATGTGTGCAACAAAGTGACGGCACCACGCGGACACGCAGGATCGCAGGAGACGCTAATGTAGCTACAAGTTAGTGGAAATCAGGGGGGAAGCAAACTCTCCACCCTTCAAATTCTGTCCAAGATGCCAGGTTATGGTTTGAGTGCTTTGCTGTGGGTCaggggagggaagcagaggggATCACCAGCACTGCAACTCCTCCCTCTAAGGCAGGGAGGCTGGAGagaccagcccctccccaccactcccaAGGGCCTGGGGAAGGAGAGCTGTCTGCACCCCTTGGGTCTCAGAGGGTGCTGGGTGGCTCCATAAAGACACTGGTTTTCTGGGTCTCTGATCTGCGTAGAAATGCTGCTGCACCTTCTGGCGTCCTGAGGGAAGTGAGGCCAGTGGGTGGGGCCTTCACCATGGGCCTGGGGCTTCTTTCTGAGGATGCATCTCCCTTGACAGAGTTGAGTTCGGAGAGCAGAGTCTTCCATAGGAAAGGGACCGGCTGAGCTGGGGTCCTGTGGGGAAGCAAAGGGCAGGGCTGCTCTGGGCAGGAAGGCGGGCTGTTGGGCCAGAGCCTGGTGGCCTAAGCAGAGGCCTGCAGCCCCGTCTTCCCAGGAGAGGGAAGGCTTCTCGGCCCCTGCCTACTTCCGTGCTGCCCTTGGGGCACCGGGGACGCCAGGGAGCCCCCCGCCCCGTGATTGCAGCCTTGCCCAGGACGCAGTGGGCTCTCTTGAGAGGTCAGGTCTTAACTGTTGGAATACGCTGCAACTGtaggaatttttttcctttttttattgtgaAGCAAAAATCTGGAGTTTGTTGAGCCGTCTCAGTCTTTTGTTGACGTCTTGACTTGTGGTTCTGGGAGTAAAAAGAAAGGCAAGGGTGTTTCGTGACGCCGCGGGCACAGGCTTGTTCATCCCCTTCTGTGCTTGCCTGACCCCTCGCTCAATGGCTTTCCTCAAAGGCGGGCCAAGCTGTTCCGGTTTGCTTCAGAGAACGACCTCCCGGAGTGGAAGGAGCGGGGCACTGGGGACGTCAAGCTGCTGAAGCACAAGGAGAAGGGGACCATCCGCCTCCTCATGCGCAGGGACAAGACCCTCAAGATCTGCGCCAACCACTATAGTAGGTGGCCCCAGGCACAGTGTGGGGCGTCCAGGAAAATCCACCCGCAGCTTGGCTGGCGAAGGGGTGACAGTAAGATTCCCCTCATGTCAGTCCCTTGGTTACTGGGCTGCTCTGGAGCCGCAAGTGTGTGTCTGGAAGCAAACGTGTCCGGCGGGGCAGGGCCCCTCCTCTGGGCACACAGGTGACCCTGGCAGGAACCAGAGGGAGCAGCCCTGGAGGGTGATATGGCCAGACGAGCAGGGAGGGGCCTCCTGGCACCACAGTCCCCCTGGCCTTCACGGGCCAGACTCCATGTCCCTGCCCCATGGTCCTCCCACGCTGCTCAGGCCATTGGCTCTGGCCTGGTCCTCGTCTCCCAACTCAATTTGAGATGTTTTTCCGGGGGTTTTCCCTGACCCCCTGCTTTTCCCAGAGCCAGGCCGGTCACTGGGTTGTTTGCTGTGAGCTGCAGGTGGGTCCCAGGCCTGGTGCCCCGTAGGAATGCGGGCTCACTGGGTGTCTGTGGGCTGGGATGACCGCTCTCGGTTCAGAATGTGACGTATTCCTGGGGCTGGGCGTGTCCTGTATCTCAGGAGGCTTCTGCCAGGGCCGTGGGGTGAGCGTGGCTCTGGGGTGTCCTGTTTCTTGGGGAGCTCGTCCCCCTTGAGTCTGTGCAAGGTCTGAGGAGATGGACAGCTGTGCTTATTCCCGGCCGTGGCTCAACCTTCTGTGACGTACGAGCAGGTCACGAGGCCCTCGGTGTCCACTTCTGGTGGCCTCGTTCCCTGTGGTGTCCCTGGACAGTGCAAGGCTGAGAGTGGTTGCCCTGGTCTGACCATGAGCCTTCCTGGGTGATCACTCCATTTCCTGGCTTCTGCTCCTCTGCCGCTCCCCACTTTCTGTGGGCCAGGTCCCGGATGGAGTGGCCAAGCATGGACACAGCCACGTGGTGGGTGCCCTTCACTGGAAGGTCTGGGCCCACAAGGCCTTGTGGCCCATGTCTGCCCTGGGTCTGGGGGCTGGTCAGACGGGCAGGGCCAATGGGGCTGGGCGTGAGCAGCTGTGGTGGTATTGGAGGCCTTGGCTGAGTTGGGATTGGAAACCCTCGCTGAGGTGTCCTCGTGGTCAGGGAATGGGCCACCCTGTTCCCAGATTCAGGGCGGTCCTGGTTTTA includes these proteins:
- the TRMT2A gene encoding tRNA (uracil-5-)-methyltransferase homolog A isoform X1, translated to MGDELDGEGRARVGGPGQDGPSAPGSPAAPGPQQGEEQATATGAAGPGAQPGPYSYIRAGLFTSEIFKLELQNVPRHASFSDVRRFLGRFGLQPHKTKLFGQPPCAFVTFRSAAERDKALCVLHGALWKGRPLSVRLARPKADPLARKRQREDQGEPPATPATCIADVVTPLWTMPYAEQLERKRLECEQVLQKLAKEIGSTNRALLPWLLLQRHKHNKACCPLEGVRPSPQQTEYRNKCEFLVGVGVDGEDNTVGCRLGKYKGGTCAVAAPFDTVHIPGATKQVVKAFQEFIRSTPYSAYDPETYSGHWKQLTVRISRRGQAMAIAYFHPQNLSPEELEGLKASLAQHFMEGPGKTSGVTCLYFVEEGQRKTPSQEGLPLEHVAGDECIREDLLGLTFRISPHAFFQVNTPAAEVLYTLIQDWAQLDAGSTVLDVCCGTGTIGLALARKVKRVVGIELCQEAVEDARVNALDNELSNVEFHCGRAEDLVPALVSRLASQQLMAVLDPPRAGLHSKVILAVRRAENLKRLLYVSCNPRAAMGNFVDLCRAPSNRVKGSPFRPVKAVAVDLFPQTPHCEMLILFERVEHPDGVGALEPPNPPVQPPPGPPGDTPPETRASPAS
- the TRMT2A gene encoding tRNA (uracil-5-)-methyltransferase homolog A isoform X2, giving the protein MGDELDGEGRARVGGPGQDGPSAPGSPAAPGPQQGEEQATATGAAGPGAQPGPYSYIRAGLFTSEIFKLELQNVPRHASFSDVRRFLGRFGLQPHKTKLFGQPPCAFVTFRSAAERDKALCVLHGALWKGRPLSVRLARPKADPLARKRQREDQGEPPATPATCIADVVTPLWTMPYAEQLERKRLECEQVLQKLAKEIGSTNRALLPWLLLQRHKHNKACCPLEGVRPSPQQTEYRNKCEFLVGVGVDGEDNTVGCRLGKYKGGTCAVAAPFDTVHIPGATKQVVKAFQEFIRSTPYSAYDPETYSGHWKQLTVRISRRGQAMAIAYFHPQNLSPEELEGLKASLAQHFMEGPGKTSGVTCLYFVEEGQRKTPSQEGLPLEHVAGDECIREDLLGLTFRISPHAFFQVNTPAAEVLYTLIQDWAQLDAGSTVLDVCCGTGTIGLALARKVKRVVGIELCQEAVEDARVNALDNELSNVEFHCGRAEDLVPALVSRLASQQLMAVLDPPRAGLHSKVILAVRRAENLKRLLYVSCNPRAAMGNFVEGHLVTWLHQTAALKIQCHPNVLAPALDRSTSM
- the RANBP1 gene encoding ran-specific GTPase-activating protein, with the translated sequence MAAAKDTHEDHDTSTENADESNHDPQFEPIVSLPEQEIKTLEEDEEELFKMRAKLFRFASENDLPEWKERGTGDVKLLKHKEKGTIRLLMRRDKTLKICANHYITPMMELKPNAGSDRAWVWNTHADFADECPKQELLAIRFLNAENAQKFKTKFEECRKEIEEREKKGSGKNDSAEKVAEKLEALSVKEGKEPENETKEVAEEEQ